The Shinella zoogloeoides genome contains the following window.
AAAGGCGCCGCCGAGCGCCTGCCAGCGCCGCACGCCGCTTTCCTTCGCCATGGGCAGCCTGATGGTTTCTCCCCGCCGGGACACCACACCTTCGACCGGCGCGAACTGTCCTACAAGCGCCCGCAGAGCCTTCTGCTGCCCCTGCCCTTCCAGCCCGGCAAAGCCAACGATCTCGCCCCTCCTAACCGTGAAGGAGAAAGGCTTCGAATCCTGCTGCAACCTGAGATCGGATACCGAGAGCGCCGGGGCACCCTCGCCATCGCCACGCTCGGGGAAGAGATCTTCCAGTTCGCGCCCGACCATCATCGCGATCAACGAGCCCGGCATCATCTCCGAAAGCGGGCGCGTACCGATCAGTTGGCCGTCCTTCAGCACCGTCACCACGTCGCAGATGGCGAAGATCTCGTCCATGCGGTGAGAGATATAGACGATAGCCTTGCCGGCATCGCGCAGTGCCCGGATATGCCGGTTCAAGACCGCGACATCGGCCACGTTCAGCGCCGCGGTCGGCTCGTCGAGAATGAAGACATCGGCATCCGCGTCGATGCCATGGGCGATCTCGACGAACTGGCGTTCGGCGATGGAAAGCTCGGAAACCAGCGTATCGGGATCGAGCGTCAGGCCGAGGCGGTCAAGCGCGCCTTTCGTCTCCTCGCGCATACGACGCCTGTCGATACCCCCCAAATGACCGGCAGGCTCGCGGCCGAGAAACATGTTCTCGGCGATCGTCATGTTGGGCAGCAGCGAGAGTTCCTGAAAGACGGTCGATATGCCCGCCTCCAGCGCCGCGCGCGGATTGGAGAAACTGACAGTACGGCCGGCCTTGCGGATTTCGCCGCTATCCGGCTGGTGCACTCCAGCCAGAATCTTCATCAGCGTCGACTTGCCAGCGCCGTTCTCGCCCATCAGGGCATGCACGGTGCCCGGCTCCAGCGCCAATGAAACATCGCGAAGCGCGACGCTACCGCCGAACGCCTTGGATATTCCGGCCATTTCTATGAGATGCGACATGATTTTCCCCCGCCTTGTGCCGGGAGGCAGGCCCCTGCCCGCCGCCCGGCGCATCCGTCTACTGCTTGGCGTAGAACTCCTTGAGTTGCTCCTCGGAAAGCTCAGAGGGCCACCAGACATTGGCCGACAGGTCGTCGCGATAATATTTCTTGACCTTTTCGAGGTCCCAGCCCGGCGGGTTGTAGTCATAGTGCTTGTGAAGCGCCTTGCCCTCCAGAAGCGCGACGGCGGCGCGAATGCCGGCAGCACCCTGGGCGGGGCTGTATTCCGACGAAACGGACTTGAAGCCGTCGGCGATCCACTGGCCGAAGAAGCCATTGTTGCCTTCGCCGGAAATCGGCGGGATAGGCGCGCCGAACTGCTTGAAGACGTCGACGCAGGCGCGCGTCATGTCCGCTCCGGACGACCAGATGCCATCGACATTGGGATCGTTGAGATAAAGCGTCTCGCAGACCTTCTTGGCCTTGTCATACTGCCAGTCGCCATGCTCTTCGGCGGTGATCTTGATCTCGCTGCCTTCGAGAGACTGCTTCAACCCGTTGTAGCGGTTGGTGTCTTCCGGATGACCGGCAAGGCCCCGCAGCACCCAGATATTGCCCTTGCCGCCAAGTTCCTTGACAAGGAAGTCGCCCATGACCTTACCAAAGTGCTCGGCGCCGCCCTGGATCTCCGTGGTATAAGCCTCGGATTCGATGCGGCCGGTATGCAGCACGACCGGGATGCCTGCCGCGACGGCCTTCTCGATGCTGGCATTGGCCGAGGTCGAGGTTACCGGCTGGACGATGATCGCATCCACCTTTTGCGCAATCAGGTCTTCGATGTCGGCAACCTGCTTCTTCTGGTCGAAGCCAGCGTCGAGCAGGATGAACTTGGTGATGCGCTTGTCGCGGTCGGCGGCGGCCTGCGCCTCGTGCGCCACCTGCACCGTCCAGGTATTGGCGTTGACGCCGAAGCTGCTCATGCCGATGACCCAGGGTGCCTCTTTCTTGTACTTGCCTTCCTCGACCGTCGGATTGTTCCCCGCGCGGGTCGTGACGCCTTCAAGCAGCGGCACCTCCTGCGCAAAACCGTTCGTTGCGAAGACCACCCCGGCCAACAGAACCGATAGGCCGATTTTCCTGATGATGCTGCTCATACTTCTCCTCCAAAAGCAGGCGTCCAACGGGGGATTTGCTGGCCGCAAGGCATGCGGACACCGACAGCCCGCGACCCATGTCCGGTGCTCGTGCACAGCCTTCGAAACGACCTGAAACTCTCCTCCGAGCGACACAAAACCACTGGCGCTTTCGACTGTCAATAGTTATTCAGACTGAATGAATAATACGCCATCCTTGCAAATCCCCCTCGCGGATGCGAAGTCTGAACCCGAAAAGCGGGCATGCGGCCCGGTGGAGGAGACAGTGACGCGGACCGTTCTATGCTTCGGGGATTCCAACACCCATGGCCAGGTTCCCGGCGGCGGGCCGCTTGAGCGTTACACGCGGGAGCAACGCTGGGGCGGCGTGCTGGAGGGCCTTCTCGGCCCAGGCTGGCAGGTCATCGAGGAAGGCCTGAGCGGCCGCACCACCGTCCACGACGATCCGATCGAAGGCGCATTGAAAAACGGTCGCACCTATTTGCGCCCCTGCCTGCAAAGCCATACGCCGCTCGACCTCATCATCATCATGCTCGGTACCAACGACCTGAAGCGGCGCTTCAACATGCCACCGTCGGAGGTCGCCATGGGCATCGGCTGCCTGGTGCACGATATCCGCGAACTTTCGCCCGGCCCCGCCGGCCACGACCCCGAGATCATGATCGTCGCGCCACCGCCAATGCTGGACGACCTCAAGGAATGGGAATCGATCTTCTCCGGAGCGCAGGAAAAATCCCGCAAGCTGGCGCTTGAGTTCGAGATCATGGCGGATTCACTGGAGGCGCATTTCTTCGATGCCGGCGCGGTTTGCCGGTGCTCGCCGGCCGATGGCTTTCATATCAACGAGGCCGCGCATCGCC
Protein-coding sequences here:
- a CDS encoding sugar ABC transporter ATP-binding protein, which codes for MSHLIEMAGISKAFGGSVALRDVSLALEPGTVHALMGENGAGKSTLMKILAGVHQPDSGEIRKAGRTVSFSNPRAALEAGISTVFQELSLLPNMTIAENMFLGREPAGHLGGIDRRRMREETKGALDRLGLTLDPDTLVSELSIAERQFVEIAHGIDADADVFILDEPTAALNVADVAVLNRHIRALRDAGKAIVYISHRMDEIFAICDVVTVLKDGQLIGTRPLSEMMPGSLIAMMVGRELEDLFPERGDGEGAPALSVSDLRLQQDSKPFSFTVRRGEIVGFAGLEGQGQQKALRALVGQFAPVEGVVSRRGETIRLPMAKESGVRRWQALGGAFVPEDRKDEGLFLGHAIGQNIVAALHAGRPPLAAAKRYGALVSETMRRLNVKASGPSVPVGALSGGNQQKVLLGRYLATDADLLLIEEPTRGVDVGAKAEIYRILHDFAQAGGAVIVLSRETVELIGLCDRLYVIHGNTVVSEMQAAVATEHGILDAALSA
- a CDS encoding ABC transporter substrate-binding protein translates to MSSIIRKIGLSVLLAGVVFATNGFAQEVPLLEGVTTRAGNNPTVEEGKYKKEAPWVIGMSSFGVNANTWTVQVAHEAQAAADRDKRITKFILLDAGFDQKKQVADIEDLIAQKVDAIIVQPVTSTSANASIEKAVAAGIPVVLHTGRIESEAYTTEIQGGAEHFGKVMGDFLVKELGGKGNIWVLRGLAGHPEDTNRYNGLKQSLEGSEIKITAEEHGDWQYDKAKKVCETLYLNDPNVDGIWSSGADMTRACVDVFKQFGAPIPPISGEGNNGFFGQWIADGFKSVSSEYSPAQGAAGIRAAVALLEGKALHKHYDYNPPGWDLEKVKKYYRDDLSANVWWPSELSEEQLKEFYAKQ
- a CDS encoding SGNH/GDSL hydrolase family protein; translated protein: MTRTVLCFGDSNTHGQVPGGGPLERYTREQRWGGVLEGLLGPGWQVIEEGLSGRTTVHDDPIEGALKNGRTYLRPCLQSHTPLDLIIIMLGTNDLKRRFNMPPSEVAMGIGCLVHDIRELSPGPAGHDPEIMIVAPPPMLDDLKEWESIFSGAQEKSRKLALEFEIMADSLEAHFFDAGAVCRCSPADGFHINEAAHRQLGEALAQEVLAIGWANA